A window from Centropristis striata isolate RG_2023a ecotype Rhode Island chromosome 4, C.striata_1.0, whole genome shotgun sequence encodes these proteins:
- the LOC131970401 gene encoding lysophosphatidic acid receptor 6-like, translated as MNNTMEAGFEPELGYALFYGSIMALGLPLNAVSLWILLRHHSLKTPSAVFMVNLAISDLLLVISLPMRVYFYATGTWPLSDVACTWITMLFRDNIRSSSIFITFISVDRLLAVVYPLRSRHLRTACNALKAVGLAWLIVLVINIPNRVIFSRFLESYNKSTCFEYHDNHQHPHHNGPVIAYVQSAIILTMLAVNIVCTTLVSWTLHTHLSDSARVNNKINVMLIFVMNLVMFIICFLPLSLSLLINGTASELLVCLATVNCCLDPLLYYFSLDAFWKKKEDADLPRE; from the coding sequence ATGAACAACACCATGGAAGCTGGATTTGAGCCCGAGCTGGGTTATGCTCTGTTCTATGGCTCTATTATGGCGCTGGGTCTGCCTCTCAATGCTGTCTCATTGTGGATTCTGCTGAGACACCACAGCCTCAAAACCCCCAGCGCTGTCTTCATGGTCAACCTGGCCATCTCTGACCTGCTGCTGGTCATCTCCTTGCCCATGAGGGTCTACTTTTATGCCACGGGCACCTGGCCTCTGAGTGATGTGGCATGTACTTGGATCACAATGCTCTTTCGTGACAACATCCGCTCCAGCTCCATCTTCATCACCTTCATCAGCGTGGACCGGCTGCTGGCTGTGGTTTATCCTCTGAGGTCACGCCATCTTCGGACCGCTTGCAACGCTCTGAAAGCTGTTGGGCTCGCTTGGCTGATTGTGTTGGTGATCAACATCCCAAATAGGGTAATATTTTCAAGATTTTTAGAGAGCTACAATAAATCCACCTGTTTTGAATATCACGATAACCATCAACATCCCCACCATAATGGACCAGTCATTGCTTATGTTCAGTCTGCGATTATACTCACCATGCTGGCAGTCAACATTGTGTGCACCACTTTGGTGTCTTGGACCCTTCACACACATCTCAGTGACTCAGCAAGGGTCAACAACAAGATCAATGTCATGCTGATTTTTGTCATGAACTTGGTTATGTTTATCATATGTTTCCTGCCTTTGTCTCTTAGTTTATTGATTAATGGGACTGCATCTGAACTTTTAGTATGTCTCGCTACCGTGAACTGCTGCTTGGATCCACTGTTGTATTACTTTTCTCTGGATGCCTTCTGGAAGAAGAAAGAGGATGCAGATCTTCCAAGAGAATAG
- the LOC131970407 gene encoding lysophosphatidic acid receptor 6-like, with product MNNTMEAGPEPELGYALFYGSIMALGLPLNAVSLWILLRHHSLKTPSAVFMVNLAISDLLLVISLPMRVYFYATGTWPLGDLACICVAMLFRTNIRSSNFFITFISVDRLLAVVYPLRSRHLRTACNALKAVGLAWLIVLVTHIPEGVKGSVFLESNNKSTCFELPRSAMVYVKPVIVLTMLAVNIVCTTLVSWTLHTHLSDSARVNNKINVMLIFIMNLVMFIICFLPLSLSLLINGTASELLVCLATVNCCLDPLLYYFSLDAFWKKKEDADLPRE from the coding sequence ATGAACAACACCATGGAAGCTGGACCTGAGCCCGAGCTGGGTTATGCTCTGTTCTACGGCTCTATTATGGCGCTGGGTCTGCCTCTCAATGCTGTCTCACTGTGGATTCTGCTGAGACACCACAGCCTCAAAACCCCCAGCGCTGTCTTCATGGTCAACCTGGCCATCTCTGACCTGCTGCTGGTCATCTCCTTGCCCATGAGGGTCTACTTTTACGCCACGGGCACCTGGCCTCTGGGCGATCTGGCATGCATCTGTGTCGCAATGCTCTTTCGCACCAACATCCGCTCCAGCAACTTCTTCATCACCTTCATCAGCGTGGACCGGCTGCTGGCTGTGGTTTATCCTCTGAGGTCACGCCATCTTCGGACCGCTTGCAACGCTCTGAAAGCTGTTGGGCTCGCTTGGCTGATTGTGTTGGTGACTCACATCCCAGAGGGTGTGAAAGGATCAGTATTTTTAGAGAGCAACAATAAATCCACCTGTTTTGAGCTGCCAAGATCAGCAATGGTCTATGTTAAGCCGGTGATAGTGCTCACCATGCTGGCAGTCAACATTGTGTGCACCACTTTGGTGTCTTGGACCCTTCACACACATCTCAGTGACTCAGCAAGGGTCAACAACAAGATCAATGTCATGCTGATTTTTATCATGAACTTGGTTATGTTTATCATATGTTTCCTGCCTTTGTCTCTTAGTTTATTGATTAATGGGACTGCATCTGAACTTTTAGTATGTCTCGCTACCGTGAACTGCTGCTTGGATCCACTGTTGTATTACTTTTCTCTGGATGCCTTCTGGAAGAAGAAAGAGGATGCAGATCTTCCAAGAGAATAG
- the LOC131969834 gene encoding lysophosphatidic acid receptor 6-like has protein sequence MNNTMEAGPEPKLGYALFHGSIMALGLPLNAVSLWILLRHHSLKTPSAVFMVNLAISDLLLVISLPMRVYFYATGTWPLSGGACTWITMLFRDNIRSSSIFITFISVDRLLAVVYPLRSRHLRTACNALKAVGLAWLFVFVMNIPEAVIFSRFLERYNKSTCFEFHHNHHHPHHNGPVIAYVQSAIILTMLAVNIVCTTLVSWTLHTHLSDSARVNNKINVMLIFVMNLVMFIICFLPMSVGLLILGTPALTPLVCLATVNCCLDPLLYYFSLDAFWKKKEDADLPGE, from the coding sequence ATGAACAACACCATGGAAGCTGGACCTGAGCCCAAGCTGGGTTATGCTCTGTTCCATGGCTCTATTATGGCGCTGGGTCTGCCTCTCAATGCTGTCTCACTGTGGATTCTGCTGAGACACCACAGCCTCAAAACCCCCAGCGCTGTCTTCATGGTCAACCTGGCCATCTCTGACCTGCTGCTGGTCATCTCCTTGCCCATGAGGGTCTACTTCTACGCCACGGGCACCTGGCCTCTGAGTGGTGGGGCATGTACTTGGATCACAATGCTCTTTCGTGACAACATCCGCTCCAGCTCCATCTTCATCACCTTCATCAGCGTGGACCGGCTGCTGGCTGTGGTTTATCCTCTGAGGTCACGCCATCTTCGGACCGCTTGCAACGCTCTGAAAGCTGTTGGGCTCGCTTGGCTGTTTGTGTTCGTGATGAACATCCCAGAGGCGGTAATATTTTCAAGATTTTTAGAGCGCTACAATAAATCCACCTGTTTTGAATTTCACCATAACCATCATCATCCCCACCATAATGGACCAGTCATTGCTTATGTTCAGTCTGCGATTATACTCACCATGCTGGCAGTCAACATTGTGTGCACCACTTTGGTGTCTTGGACCCTTCACACACATCTCAGTGACTCAGCAAGGGTCAACAACAAGATCAATGTCATGCTGATTTTTGTCATGAACTTGGTTATGTTTATCATATGCTTCTTGCCTATGTCAGTTGGATTATTAATTCTCGGGACACCTGCATTGACACCTTTAGTATGTCTCGCTACCGTGAACTGCTGCTTGGATCCACTGTTGTATTACTTTTCTCTGGATGCCTTCTGGAAGAAGAAAGAGGATGCAGATCTTCCAGGAGAATAA